The Arcobacter arenosus region AGATTTAAATAAAAGGGAACTACTTTATAAAGATGAAGAACCTATTATTTTAAGAAAAAGGGAAAAAGAGTTTTTAGAGCTTTTATACCAAAGAAATGGTTCAATATTATCATATACAGATATTGAAGAAGAGCTTTGGACAGATAAAGAGATGACAACCCATGCTTTAAAATCTTTTATAAAAGAATTAAGGGCAAAATTGCCAATAAATATTATAAAAAATATACCTCAAGAAGGTTATGCCTTAAATATCTAAAATGACCACTTTTTCCCTACTTTTATATATTATAATTTTTTAATTATTTAAAAAAAGGGAAAAAGTGAAAAAAGAATTCAGAATCGAAAAAGATTTTTTAGGGGAAAAAGAGATTGAAAAAGATGCTTACTATGGGATTCAAACACTAAGAGCAAGTGAAAACTTTGATATAACTCATACTAGTTTATCTTTATTTCCAACATTTATAAAATCTATAGCAAAAGTAAAAAAAGCTTGTGCCTTAACAAATTATGAGTTAGGTGATTTAACAGATATACAAAAAAATGCAATTATTCAAGCATGCAATGAGATTATTGATGGAAGATATCATGATCAATTTATTGTTGATCCTATTCAAGGTGGAGCAGGAACTTCAACAAATATGAATGCAAATGAGGTAATTGCAAATAGAGCCTTAGAGATTCTGGGGGAAGCAAGAAGTACATATGAGATTATTCATCCAAATAATCATATAAATATGTCTCAATCTACAAATGATGTTTATCCAACAGCAATTAAAATTACCCTACATGAATTAATATATAAATTAAAAGATTCACTTAGATATTTAAGAGATAGTTTTGATGAAAAGGCAATTGAGTTTAAAGATGTTCTTAAAATGGGAAGAACACAACTTCAAGATGCAGTTCCTATGACTTTAGGTCAAGAGTTTAAGACCTATGCAGTTATGGTTAACGAGGACATAAATAGATTAAAAGATTGTCAAACTTTATTAAAAGAAGTAAATCTTGGAGCAACTGCAATTGGAACAGGAATAAATACAAAAGCAAAATATCAAAGAAGAGTTATAAGTAACCTAAGAGAAGTTACTGGAGTTGATTATATTAGTGCTGGGGATTTAATTGAAGCAACACAAGATACAGGTGTATTTGTTCATATTTCAGGTGTTTTAAAAAGAGTAGCAATCAAAATTTCAAAAGTTTGTAATGACTTAAGACTTTTAAGTTCTGGTCCAAGAGCTGGATTAAATGAGATTAATCTTCCTAAAATGCAACCGGGAAGTTCAATTATGCCAGGGAAAGTAAATCCTGTAATTCCAGAAGTTGTAAATCAAGTAGCATTTGAAGTAATTGGAGCTGATACTACTATATCTATTGCTTGTGAAGGTGGACAATTACAATTAAACGTATTTGAACCTTTAGTTGCATATAAACTATTTACATCAATTAATATTATGAGAAGATCATTTCATACCCTTGCAGATAAATGTATTAAAGGGATTACGGCAAATGAAGATGTTTGTATGGAAAATATTTTAAATTCTGTTACAATAGTAACTTGTTTAAATCCAATTCTTGGATATGAAAAAAGCTCTGCATTAGCAAAAGAGGCTCTTGCAACAAATAAAAGAATATATGATATTATTTTAGAGCAAGAACTATTTACAAAAGAGGAGTTAGATAAACTTCTTCATCCAAAAAATATGGTAACAAACTATCAAGGGTAAAAATTTAAGGAATAAAATGAATATAACTATTATAAATACTGGTGGAACATTTAATAAAAGATATAATCCAATAAAAGGACAACTTGAAGTACCAAGTGATAATATAGCATTAGACAAGATTACACAATCTTGTCATAATGTAGAGTTTGAAATCAAAAATATTGTTTCAAAAGATAGTCTTGATATGACTGATATTGATAGACAAACTATAACTGATGCTGTAATAGAATCAAAAAATGAGAAAATTATAATAATTCATGGAACTGATACAGTTGATTTAACATCAGCATTTTTAAAAGAACAAGTAAAAAATAAGAAAATTGTTTTTACTGGAGCAATGGTTCCAATGAGTATAGATGAAGTTGAAGCAACAATGAATTTTTCAATGGCACTAGGTTTTTTAAGTGCAGATATTAAAGATGGAATTTACTTAGCTATGCATGGTGTAGTTGTTGATGCAAGTAAACTAAAAAAAGATAAATCAATTGGTAAATTTTTAATTCAAGAATAAAAATGGAAAATTTAGAGAATGAAGTAATAAGTTTTGGTATAATTGCATTAGTAGTGTTACTTTTAGCATACTTAACAAAGAAAAAAGAAGATAATTACAAGTAATATTTGTTTTTTTACTTTTTTTAATTTTTTTCTTGTATAATCCCCTCAAAAAAAGGCTTTAGGATGGGATATGTATAAATTTTACTTATACTTATTATTACTCTATTCATATGGTTTATCTCAAACTATAAATTATGAAGATGTAATTTCACAAACTTTAGAAAACAATAATAATCTTAAACTTCAAGAATTAAATATTGAAGCTTCTAAATTAGATATACAAAAAGTTAATGGCTTTTCTTACGGTAAACTTGAGTTAAGCCATGAAGTAATGAGAACAAATCATCCTGGATATATTTTTAATTCAAAATTATCATCTAGGGAGGCTTCTTTTAATGATTTTGGAGCTTTAGACTTTACTGGTCCTTCTGCAATTAATGTTATTCCAGATAATCTAAATAATCCAGAACCTAGAAATAATTTTTCAACAAAAATAACTTATGATATACCTCTTTTTACAGGGTTTAAACTCTCAAATCAAGAAGAGCTTTTAAAAATAAAAAATAAAGCTGAACTACTAAAACTAACACTTGATAAAAGAGCTTTAGAGTTTGAAGTTTTAAAAGCTTACAATGCAGCAGTTGTAGCAAAAGAGTTTATAGAAGCTACGAAACAAGCTAAACAAGCAGTTTCACAATTCGTAAAATCAGCAAATGAGTTTTACAATGAAAGTTTAGTTACTAAAATTGATACAAAACAAGCAAAAGTTCAAGAATTAAAAGTTCAAAGTAAAGTTACCCAAGCACAAAATAAATTTGATATTGCAATTGCATATTTAAGATTTTTGAGTTCAAATGAAAAATTATCAAATGTAAAATCTCTAAAACTTTTTAGATTAAACAATAATCAAGAACTAAAATCTTTATACAAAGAAGCAATTGAAAATAGAGTTGATTTAAAAATGCTTGATATCTCAAAAGATGCTATGGAAAAAAATGTTGATTTAAATAAATCCTCTTTTTATCCAAATTTATATTCCCATTTAGAATATGGTTTAAATGATGATACACTAAATTTTAGTTCTTCAAAAGATTATTATATGGGCTTATTAGGGCTTAAATATACAATTTTTGACACAAGTAGAGATGCAGATTTACAAAAAAGTAAAATAGAATTAAATAAAACAAAACTAAATTTAAATCAACTTCAAAATGCTATTAAATTAGAATTAGAAAAAGCTTTTTTAAATCTAAAGGCAAAGGAAAAGATACATTTAGAAAAAATTGAAGCAAAAGAGTTATCTTTTGAAGTTTTAGAGCAGTCTAAACTCATGTATAAAAACCAATTAATATCAATGACAGAACTTCTAAAACAAGAAGCATCTTACAGAGAAAATGAAGCAGAATTAATAATGGCTAATTATGAAAAATCTATAGCTCAAGCAAGATTAAAACTTGCTCTTGGAAAAAGCTTAAGGGATTAAAGGATTATAAGTAATGAAAAAAAGATCAATAACTTTAATAATATTTTTAACAAGTGTAATAAATTTAAATGCACTTGAATTAAGTGGTACAGTAATTTCTGATAATGAAAAAATTATCACAAGTAGATATATGGGATTTATTGAAAAAGTATATGTAAGTGAAGGAGATTTTGTAAAAAAAGGTGAACTTTTATATAAGATTGATTCTTCAAATATTGATAGTTTAAAAAGAGAAGCTCAATTAAATCTTCAAATCCAAGAAAATAATTATAACAATGTAAAAACAAATTATGAAAGATATAAAAGATTATATGAAAAAGATTTAGTTCCAAAATATGATGTTGAACAACTTGAGCTAAAACTAAAAAATATAAAAAATATGATATCAATTGCAAAAGCAAAACTAAAAGAGGTAGAATCTCAATACAATTATTTAAAAATTGTTGCTCCAAATGATGGTTTAGTTATTAAAAAAAGCATTAAAAGTGGCGAAATGGCTATGCCTTCAAGTCCAGCTATAATTCTTTCTGATTTAAATTCACTTAAAATAAAAACAGATATTAGTGAAAGTAATTTAAGAAAAATAAAAATTGGGAAAGAAGTAGAGATTCAAATTGATTCATTAAATTTAAATACAAAAGGGAAAATTGCCTCTATAATTCCAAATGTTCAAAATATGACACACTCTTTTACAATAAAAATCTCTTTTGATTCAAAGGGAATGAATATCTACCCTGGTATGTATTCAAAAATATTTATTAAAGTGGATGAGAATGGAAAACAATAATCTAAATATTGCAGGAAGACTTGCACAAATTTTTATTGACCACCCTTTAACTTTTATATTAGGTACATTTACTTTGATTCTTGGAGTATTATCTTTAGAATTTATGCCAAGGGAAGAAAACCCACAAATAAAAGTTAGCGGTGGAGCAGTAATTGTTGCCCTACCAGGAGCAAAACCAAGCGAGATAAAAAAAGTAATAATTGAGCCTTTAGAAAAGAAAATAAAAGAGATTAAAGGTGTTGAACATATCTATTCTTATGCAAAAGATTCAGTTGGTATAGTTCAAGCTCAATACTACATCGGTGAAGATAAAGAGGAATCAAATTTAAAACTTTATGACCAAATAATGAGAAATATAGATATGCTTCCTAAAGGGGCAATGCCACCAATTGTCAAAACTATGGATATAGATACAGATATTCCAATAGCAACTATTGCTTTTTATCCAAATCAAAATAAAATTTCTCAAACTGAACTTTTTAATGAAGTAAATAAAATAGCTTTTGAGATAAATAAGATTGATCAAGTTGCCCTTGTGGATTTAAAAGGGGAAAAGAAAGATCAATACAATATTGAAGTAGATTCTAGCAAGCTATCAGCTTATAATTTATCATTAGGACAGATTGCAAAACAAATTAAAGCTTTATCTTTAACTACCCCTAATATGGTATCAGATAACTTACATGATTCCTTAACTGTCTTAAGTATTAAAAATGCTATTGAGACAAAAGAGGATTTAGAAAATATCATTATTTCATACAACTTCAATACACCAATATATTTAAAAGAAGTTGCAAAAATCTCTAGAAGTTTTGATATACAAAATAAAAAAGAAGCACTTATTTTTACAAAAGAGAATACAAAAGGATTAAATCAAATAACATTAACGGTATCAAAACTAAAAGGTGCAAATTCAGTTACCATTAATGAAAAGATTTTTAAATATATTGATTCAATAAAACCTGAATTAGAAAAGAAAAATATAAAAATGGTAATCACAAGAGATGATGGATATACAGCCAATAATGCAGTTAACTCTTTAGTTCAAAACCTGCTTATCTCTATTTTGATTATTGCCATATTACTTATTTTTTCTTTAGGTTTTAAAGAAGCAATGATTGTATCACTTCTTGTTCCATCTATTTTATCAATTACCCTTTTTGTAGGATTTATGATTAATGAAACAATAAACAGAATCACTTTATTTGCATTAATAGTAAGTCTTGGGATGCTTGTTGATGCAGCAATTATTGTAATTGAAAATATTGTTAGACATAAAAAAGAAGATGGTGGTAAAACTGATATTAAAACTATTTCAATAAATGCTACAAACGAAATAGGAAATGCCACAAACATAGCAACAATAGCTATTATTATGACATTTATTCCAATGTTTTTTGTGGGAGGGATGATGGGACAATTTATGCACCCTCTTCCTGTATTTGTTCCTATAGCTTTAATAGTTTCACTAGTTGTAGCTTATGTTTTTACACCATATTTTGTAAAAAAATTTTTATAAGGAGATAGTAAATGAAATTAGAAAAATTTATTTATAATATTATTGAATCTCCTTCCAAATCAATGTTAGTTTATCTAATAACATTAGCACTTTTTGCCCTTTCAATTGCTACATTCCCAACTGAAATTATAAAAGCAAAAATGCTACCAAGTAAAGATTCTGACACCTTTTCTGTATATGTTGATTTAAAAGATGGAAGTTCAACAAAACAAACAAAAGAGGTTACTTCTTGTATCTCAGAAAAACTAATATCTAAAGAGATTGTGACAAATGTTTCTATATTTATTGGCGAGGGTCAACCCCTTGATTTTGCTGCATTAGTTAAACAAAGTGCCTTAAAAGACAAAGAATCCCAAGCAGAAATTATGGTAAATATTAAAAAAGCCCATAACAGAGATATTCAAAGTTATAACTTTGTTAGTGAAGTGCGGGATGAATTACAAACATGTTCTAAATATGATGCTAATATAAAATTAATTGAGCTACCTGCAGGACCACCTGTATTAGCTTCAATAGTTGCCGAAATATATGGCGGAAACTCTTTTGAAAGTAGAAGAGAATTTTCAAAAAAAGTTGCAAAAGTTTTAGAGAAACAAGAAACTTTGGTTGATGTTGATATCATGGCTGATGATGAGTATTCTAAATTCGAAATTGAATTAGATAATAATAAAATCATCAAAACAGGTATCTCTTTAGAGCAAATTAAAAATGTCCTTTATATAGCCTATGAAGGTATCACTTTATCAGTTGTTAATGAGAGTGATACAGAATCACAAGTTCCAATTTTTTTAAGATTAGATGACTCAAGGGTTTTTAATTCTAATAATATTGAAGATATTTTAAATAAACTATCTACACTTAAACTTATGAGTAAAAATGGTTTTTTAGTTCCTCTTAGTGAATTGATAAGTATAAAAAAAGTGATTAAAGAACCAACATTAACTTCAAAAAATTTAACTCCAATGATAAATGTAATCGCAGAAACAAATAAAGATAGCCAGATATACCCTTTATTAGACGCAAGAGATGCTTTTTTAAACAACTTTGATAAAAACTATGAAGTGAGTAAATCTAATCTTTTAAACCTAGAATTCAAAGATAAAAACACAGGTGAGAAGTTTGAATTAGTTTGGGATGGAGAACTTAAGGTTACCATTGATACTTTTATTGATTTAGGGGGAGCTTTTATTATCGCTTTAGTTTTAATATTCTTCCTAATGGTTATGTATTATAAATCTTTTGCAATCTCTGGTGGAATAGTGTTAGCCTCATTTATTTCAATTATTGGAGTAATATTTGCACATATAATTATGGATATGATTACAACAGATACTTTCTATTTAACTGCTACTTCACTTATAGGATTTATTGGGCTTATTGGTATTAATTCAAGAAACTCTACATTAATTATTGATTTTTCTAAACAATTAGTTGAAGATAAAGGATTAACAATAAATCAAGCAGTTGCACGTGCAACAGCAACGAGATCAAAACCAATTATTCTTACAGTTTTAACTATGGTATTTGCCTCATCTTTACTTGCAACAGATGCTGTATTTGGAGGATTAGGAGTTGCTCTTATTGGAGGAACATTAATCTCTTATGTAGTTTCAATGTTTTTTGTTCCTGTAATTATTAGAAATCAAATGAAAAAAATTATAAAAAATTAATCAGCAATATGGATTATAAACTCTAATCCATCGCTGATATTCTTAGCACTTATCTCGCCCCCAATTTTCTCCACAATATTTTTAACTAGATACAAGCCAATTCCTGTACCTTCCTTTTTTGTAGTATAATGTCTATCAAATAATCTTTCTAAAGTATAATCACTTACTCCACCTGCATTGTCTTTAAAAACAATACTAAAGCCAGTTAAATCTTTTTTTGTATATATATCTATATTTCTAACTCTTTTTTTATTTTCCACAAAGGCATCAATCGAGTTGTTTATTAAATTAATAAATACATGTGTAAACTCATTTTGATGTACATGTATATAAAAGTTTTCATCTATATCAATATTTAAAATTACATTGTTTTTTACTAAAACATCTTTTAATAGCATTCTTACATATGTAATTAATTTTAAAAGCTTTACACATTGAAGTTCACCTTTTGGCTTTAAAAAATCTCTAAACTCTTTAAGTGTTGTAATTAAATGATTAATATTGTCAATTTGTTCTTGGGTATAGTTTTCAATTGTTTTTTTATCAAGTCTATCTTTTTTACACTCATTTTTTATAAATTCAGTTCTAACTTTTATACCATTTAAAGGGGATATCCATTGATGGATAATTATCTCAATTAACTCTCCCATGGAAGCTAACCTTGATTGTTCTTTTAACATTTCAAGTTGGTTAGAACTTTTTTTCATCTCTTTATCAACTAAATGTTGAAGATTTTCCTTCATCTCATATTGTTGTTGAATATCTATTAATATAAAAAAATAAAGATGTTTATTTATTGGATGATTAATTGCTTTAATTTGGAATCTTCTAGTTGAATTATCATAACACTTAAAATTAATTTCCAAATCATTTATTAAATACTCTTTATAGCTCATCCAATTAAGAAAAGTTTCTAATGTCTCCTTTGGAATAAAGGAAGTAAAGTTTGTCTTAGTATTAATTTTTTTAAAATATTTTTCAACATAATTATTGACTTTTTCTATTTTAAAACTATCATCAACTATAAAACATGGGATTGGAGCATTGAAAAAGAGTGTAGTAAATTCTTCTTGATTTTCAAGTATATTATCTGCAGTAGTTTCATTTTTGTATGTTTTAATCTCTTGAATAATACTATACACATCTTTTTCACTTATAGTACTACTCAAACTGTTGTTATTTTTGTTTAATCTTAAAAAGATTTCATGGCTTAAATTATCTTGCATAATTAAATTCTATAAATTATCAAGTTAGCTTCATCATATAGTTAAATTACAATAATTTATATTCTCCCGTCTATATATTATAAATAATATCTTATCATATATTTTTAGTATTTTTTATTAATCTTTCTGTATTTATTAAAAAAAAATTAAAAAAAACAACTATTTAATATAGTTAAGTATAGAAGTTTATATATTTTTAGAAAGTTGAATAGTAAAAACAGCCCCTTCAGTTCCATTTTTAACTGTTAAAGAACCGCCACAATGATCATTTATAATAATTTTACTCATATATAAGCCTAGTCCCGTCCCCTCTTTTTCACTTTTTGTTGAAAAATATGGATCAAAAATCTTTTCAATTATCTCTTCATCAATTCCATTTCCATTATCACTTATTTCAATATATACATTTTGCTCATCACTATATGTTCTAATTTTAATTTTTGAATCTAAAACTAAATTTTCAACTAACACATCTTCAGCATTTTTAATTATGTTCAATATAACTTGATTTATCTCTGTTGCATGAACCATTACTTCTTCATTTGAGTCTAATTCTATTTCCAACTTTATATTATTTGATTCTAAAGAACCTTTTATAATTGAAACTGAATTATTTATAATATTTTCAAGACAAATAAGAATTTTTTCCTTATCACTTTTAAAGAAATTTCTAAAATCATCAATGGTAGTAGATAAGTGAATAGAGTAATCACTTATTAAAGATAACTCTTTTTCTAAATTTTGTTTAGGAAGTTTTTCATCTAACATCAATCTTATTAAAATATTATTTGTAGTTGCAGAGATTGCAGTTAATGGTTGTCTCCATTGATGGGCAATCATTGATAACATCTCACCCATTTGAGCTAACCTACTTTGTTGAATCAATTGTTTGGTTTTTTCTTCATTTTTTGCAATTTCACTTTGTACTTTTTCTTCAAGTTTAATTGTTAAAGAATTTAATTCATCTTCAATATCTTTTCTTTTTTGAATATCTCTCCACACAATATGGATTAATTTTTTATCTTGAAATTCAATTGCTGTAATAACAACATCAAGCCATATTAATGTTCCATCTTTTTTCTTATGAAGCATTTCAAAGGTGCAAGAACCCTCTTCTATAGTTTTATGTAAATATTTATCTATTAACTCTAAAGAATTGC contains the following coding sequences:
- a CDS encoding asparaginase domain-containing protein, which translates into the protein MNITIINTGGTFNKRYNPIKGQLEVPSDNIALDKITQSCHNVEFEIKNIVSKDSLDMTDIDRQTITDAVIESKNEKIIIIHGTDTVDLTSAFLKEQVKNKKIVFTGAMVPMSIDEVEATMNFSMALGFLSADIKDGIYLAMHGVVVDASKLKKDKSIGKFLIQE
- a CDS encoding sensor histidine kinase — translated: MQDNLSHEIFLRLNKNNNSLSSTISEKDVYSIIQEIKTYKNETTADNILENQEEFTTLFFNAPIPCFIVDDSFKIEKVNNYVEKYFKKINTKTNFTSFIPKETLETFLNWMSYKEYLINDLEINFKCYDNSTRRFQIKAINHPINKHLYFFILIDIQQQYEMKENLQHLVDKEMKKSSNQLEMLKEQSRLASMGELIEIIIHQWISPLNGIKVRTEFIKNECKKDRLDKKTIENYTQEQIDNINHLITTLKEFRDFLKPKGELQCVKLLKLITYVRMLLKDVLVKNNVILNIDIDENFYIHVHQNEFTHVFINLINNSIDAFVENKKRVRNIDIYTKKDLTGFSIVFKDNAGGVSDYTLERLFDRHYTTKKEGTGIGLYLVKNIVEKIGGEISAKNISDGLEFIIHIAD
- a CDS encoding efflux RND transporter permease subunit — translated: MKLEKFIYNIIESPSKSMLVYLITLALFALSIATFPTEIIKAKMLPSKDSDTFSVYVDLKDGSSTKQTKEVTSCISEKLISKEIVTNVSIFIGEGQPLDFAALVKQSALKDKESQAEIMVNIKKAHNRDIQSYNFVSEVRDELQTCSKYDANIKLIELPAGPPVLASIVAEIYGGNSFESRREFSKKVAKVLEKQETLVDVDIMADDEYSKFEIELDNNKIIKTGISLEQIKNVLYIAYEGITLSVVNESDTESQVPIFLRLDDSRVFNSNNIEDILNKLSTLKLMSKNGFLVPLSELISIKKVIKEPTLTSKNLTPMINVIAETNKDSQIYPLLDARDAFLNNFDKNYEVSKSNLLNLEFKDKNTGEKFELVWDGELKVTIDTFIDLGGAFIIALVLIFFLMVMYYKSFAISGGIVLASFISIIGVIFAHIIMDMITTDTFYLTATSLIGFIGLIGINSRNSTLIIDFSKQLVEDKGLTINQAVARATATRSKPIILTVLTMVFASSLLATDAVFGGLGVALIGGTLISYVVSMFFVPVIIRNQMKKIIKN
- a CDS encoding efflux RND transporter permease subunit: MENNNLNIAGRLAQIFIDHPLTFILGTFTLILGVLSLEFMPREENPQIKVSGGAVIVALPGAKPSEIKKVIIEPLEKKIKEIKGVEHIYSYAKDSVGIVQAQYYIGEDKEESNLKLYDQIMRNIDMLPKGAMPPIVKTMDIDTDIPIATIAFYPNQNKISQTELFNEVNKIAFEINKIDQVALVDLKGEKKDQYNIEVDSSKLSAYNLSLGQIAKQIKALSLTTPNMVSDNLHDSLTVLSIKNAIETKEDLENIIISYNFNTPIYLKEVAKISRSFDIQNKKEALIFTKENTKGLNQITLTVSKLKGANSVTINEKIFKYIDSIKPELEKKNIKMVITRDDGYTANNAVNSLVQNLLISILIIAILLIFSLGFKEAMIVSLLVPSILSITLFVGFMINETINRITLFALIVSLGMLVDAAIIVIENIVRHKKEDGGKTDIKTISINATNEIGNATNIATIAIIMTFIPMFFVGGMMGQFMHPLPVFVPIALIVSLVVAYVFTPYFVKKFL
- a CDS encoding efflux RND transporter periplasmic adaptor subunit, translated to MKKRSITLIIFLTSVINLNALELSGTVISDNEKIITSRYMGFIEKVYVSEGDFVKKGELLYKIDSSNIDSLKREAQLNLQIQENNYNNVKTNYERYKRLYEKDLVPKYDVEQLELKLKNIKNMISIAKAKLKEVESQYNYLKIVAPNDGLVIKKSIKSGEMAMPSSPAIILSDLNSLKIKTDISESNLRKIKIGKEVEIQIDSLNLNTKGKIASIIPNVQNMTHSFTIKISFDSKGMNIYPGMYSKIFIKVDENGKQ
- the aspA gene encoding aspartate ammonia-lyase — translated: MKKEFRIEKDFLGEKEIEKDAYYGIQTLRASENFDITHTSLSLFPTFIKSIAKVKKACALTNYELGDLTDIQKNAIIQACNEIIDGRYHDQFIVDPIQGGAGTSTNMNANEVIANRALEILGEARSTYEIIHPNNHINMSQSTNDVYPTAIKITLHELIYKLKDSLRYLRDSFDEKAIEFKDVLKMGRTQLQDAVPMTLGQEFKTYAVMVNEDINRLKDCQTLLKEVNLGATAIGTGINTKAKYQRRVISNLREVTGVDYISAGDLIEATQDTGVFVHISGVLKRVAIKISKVCNDLRLLSSGPRAGLNEINLPKMQPGSSIMPGKVNPVIPEVVNQVAFEVIGADTTISIACEGGQLQLNVFEPLVAYKLFTSINIMRRSFHTLADKCIKGITANEDVCMENILNSVTIVTCLNPILGYEKSSALAKEALATNKRIYDIILEQELFTKEELDKLLHPKNMVTNYQG
- a CDS encoding TolC family protein, giving the protein MYKFYLYLLLLYSYGLSQTINYEDVISQTLENNNNLKLQELNIEASKLDIQKVNGFSYGKLELSHEVMRTNHPGYIFNSKLSSREASFNDFGALDFTGPSAINVIPDNLNNPEPRNNFSTKITYDIPLFTGFKLSNQEELLKIKNKAELLKLTLDKRALEFEVLKAYNAAVVAKEFIEATKQAKQAVSQFVKSANEFYNESLVTKIDTKQAKVQELKVQSKVTQAQNKFDIAIAYLRFLSSNEKLSNVKSLKLFRLNNNQELKSLYKEAIENRVDLKMLDISKDAMEKNVDLNKSSFYPNLYSHLEYGLNDDTLNFSSSKDYYMGLLGLKYTIFDTSRDADLQKSKIELNKTKLNLNQLQNAIKLELEKAFLNLKAKEKIHLEKIEAKELSFEVLEQSKLMYKNQLISMTELLKQEASYRENEAELIMANYEKSIAQARLKLALGKSLRD